Proteins from a genomic interval of Yarrowia lipolytica chromosome 1E, complete sequence:
- a CDS encoding uncharacterized protein (Compare to YALI0E29425g, weakly similar to uniprot|P08640 Saccharomyces cerevisiae YIR019c STA1 extracellular alpha-1 4-glucan glucosidase), whose amino-acid sequence MLGFKSTYAEYLQFNNGLNAYLSRLGNEALWLKRCSVALVATLAARHVLCPINDNDTDETLLRLASVMEANSRVSPQQRPSVSSSALMISGADNDNYSETNIYELSQNVMAYILSKTDGQLRKLLEGISEPLDASSTIKKAFKLRRRREVKKLFSQTVDHVSTLRIKRDKRSLAIFVQHNLKKFRQLDVSLLDGCNALLGVDDIEDFEWLDESDSVNSFQSMFVPEDNEEVDGSASAETMDVSMEVLDEPQGASAHHVNDTTDIRFTDTDPVLRAPSTTAAVAGGMTVANAQLSATLSTPDPAPVPAQPTTLATSQPPAHSLSVQPTSSDTNASAPVRASVSQSPRPPTVPAPAPPLSNPPETTVPSPAPVTPATSSRASPAAPALFKPAIPADHRPRPKAGSVSNDSSATAPTTTSSTTPVTTFVATAAANGTTNAAISDPPAGPPAPAAAPPTRTAPVSDPMASTASLETNRSISSRSGTPLSTPKVQGWVARQAQRLRADQNKNVENFASKISGGGSGHSAGGLSVSQALFDKTNALREAIHAFRNTSTTPAPSAPKSTHWLPPATSNTTNPPGTKELVATVRTNRTRQKQLGALIGNAPENTIKQNYRREYKELDDAIRDAEAYLRKVCNVGPYATKRKARTSSSTSAPTSALPPPAQSRTTSAPRSTSTSSGASPAPNFPTSDPRIVESLPALHPNSTTVTTSAPRPASTSNTGLSIASQPRSDTNVGNDEVVSTEYSIAGSRNSTEGPIRSRGDSADEGRSPKRHQVHHVAHTPQLHHPQPHAATQELHDILDRSRTDQIRGHREDDLVWGQRTPVSASRPSSRSPSRHSTQSPGAVSHRFQPRPNPMPCHDHSPLQGVRDREEDHYSYRPGEDRGRELAMRLG is encoded by the coding sequence ATGCTGGGTTTCAAATCGACATATGCGGAGTACCTCCAGTTTAACAATGGTCTCAACGCGTACCTCTCGAGGTTAGGTAACGAGGCCCTGTGGCTCAAACGGTGCTCCGTGGCCCTCGTGGCTACTCTGGCAGCAAGGCATGTGTTGTGCCCCATTAACGACAATGACACAGACGAGACACTGCTTCGGTTGGCTAGCGTCATGGAGGCGAATAGCAGGGTAAGCCCGCAACAGAGACCGAGCGTCTCATCATCTGCTCTGATGATCAGTGGAGCAGACAACGATAACTATTCCGAGACCAACATCTATGAGCTGTCGCAGAATGTCATGGCATACATATTGTCCAAGACCGATGGACAACTTCgcaagctgctggagggtATTTCTGAGCCACTCGACGCTAGTTCTACAATCAAGAAGGCCTTCAAACTACGCAGACGACGGGAAGTAAAGAAGCTGTTCTCTCAGACTGTTGACCATGTCAGCACGCTGCGGATCAAACGCGACAAGCGCTCTCTGGCTATTTTCGTGCAACACAACTTGAAGAAGTTTCGACAACTAGATGTTTCCTTACTAGATGGATGCAACGCCCTATTGGGCGTTGACGACATCGAGGACTTCGAATGGTTGGACGAGTCTGATTCGGTTAATAGCTTTCAGAGCATGTTTGTGCCTGAAGACAATGAAGAGGTGGACGGGAGCGCCTCTGCAGAGACTATGGATGTGTCCATGGAGGTTCTCGATGAACCTCAGGGAGCGTCTGCTCACCACGTCAACGATACTACTGATATTCGATTCACGGACACGGACCCTGTTTTACGTGCCCCTTCTACTACAGCCGCTGTAGCTGGTGGTATGACAGTTGCTAATGCGCAGCTTTCAGCTACCCTTTCTACTCCCGATCCAGCCCCCGTTCCTGCTCAGCCCACTACCTTAGCCACGTCGCAACCACCAGCACATTCTTTATCTGTTCAGCCGACAAGCTCAGATACTAACGCATCAGCTCCCGTTCGAGCTTCTGTCTCACAATCCCCTCGCCCACCTACAGTTCCTGCGCCTGCACCCCCACTCTCGAATCCGCCAGAGACCActgttccttctcctgcgCCAGTCACACCCGCCACATCGTCGAGGGCTtctcctgcagctcctgcACTGTTCAAACCAGCAATCCCAGCAGATCATAGACCTCGACCAAAAGCGGGATCTGTGTCTAATGACAGTTCTGCTACAGCCCCCACCACAACTTCATCGACCACCCCTGTGACTACATTTGTGGCTACTGCGGCAGCTAACGGTACCACTAACGCAGCCATTTCCGACCCTCCTGCTGGACCTCCAGCTCCCGCCGCTGCCCCTCCTACAAGAACCGCTCCAGTTTCTGATCCCATGGCCTCCACCGCTTCTCTCGAAACCAACCGCTCTATTTCGTCTCGGAGCGGAACTCCCTTATCTACTCCTAAAGTACAAGGTTGGGTGGCTCGACAGGCCCAGAGACTCCGAGCAGACCAAAACAAAAATGTTGAGAACTTTGCTTCTAAAATTTCTGGAGGTGGAAGTGGTCATTCCGCAGGCGGACTTTCCGTATCCCAAGCCCTCttcgacaagaccaacgCTCTCCGAGAAGCTATTCATGCTTTCAGAAACACGTCCACTACCCCCGCACCTTCAGCTCCGAAATCCACCCACTGGCTGCCTCCGGCTACCAGCAACACCACGAACCCTCCAGGTACTAAGGAGCTTGTCGCTACTGTTCGAACTAATCGAACCCGTCAGAAACAGCTAGGCGCGTTGATTGGCAATGCTCCGGAAAACACAATCAAACAGAACTACAGAAGAGAGTATAAGGAGCTAGACGATGCAATTCGAGACGCTGAAGCCTATCTCAGAAAGGTCTGCAATGTTGGTCCTTATGCAACGAAACGAAAAGCACGGACCAGTAGTTCTACATCTGCTCCTACCTCTGCCTtgcctccaccagctcaaAGTAGAACTACTTCTGCGCCAAGATCTACCTCTACGAGCTCTGGAGCTTCTCCTGCACCCAATTTTCCTACATCTGACCCTCGAATTGTTGAATCACTACCTGCTCTGCACCCAAATAGCACTACAGTGACCACGTCTGCTCCTAGACCTGCATCGACTTCTAATACAGGACTGTCTATTGCAAGCCAACCGCGTTCTGATACCAATGTTGGAAATGATGAAGTTGTATCCACTGAGTACTCCATCGCTGGGTCTCGAAACTCGACTGAAGGTCCTATTCGGTCCAGAGGCGACAGCGCAGATGAAGGCCGGTCTCCCAAGCGACATCAGGTTCATCATGTCGCCCACACCCCACAGCTGCATCATCCCCAGCCTCATGCTGCTACACAGGAGCTGCATGATATCTTAGATCGTTCTCGAACCGACCAGATAAGGGGCCACCGTGAGGATGACTTGGTTTGGGGCCAGCGGACTCCCGTATCTGCTTCGCGACCTTCGTCGCGGTCTCCCTCTCGACACTCCACACAATCTCCTGGCGCTGTATCCCACAGGTTCCAGCCCAGACCCAACCCTATGCCTTGTCATGACCACTCACCGCTGCAAGGAGTTAGGGACAGAGAGGAAGACCATTACAGCTACCGGCCTGGTGAGGATCGAGGTCGTGAACTCGCAATGCGGCTAGGTTAA